The Boseongicola sp. DNA segment CGACAGGGTTGATCTGCGCATGTCAGGCATGGCGATTGTCCGGTTTCTGGCAGCGCGACTTCTTCCGGCAAGAGAAGGGCACCCCGATAGGACACCATCATCCCGGCAGTGTCGTGCACCAGGAGCATTACCGGCGACTGCCAGGCGCGCCCTGACTTCAATGCCCAGCTGAGAAACGGGCGCACGGGCTGGCCGAATGGGAAGAGGGCGGTTGCACCAAGATCGGCAGCTGCGGCGCTGATGACGCGGGTTGACCACCGGTTCATGGGGTCTTCGATGCCATCGTTCCATTCGGGCGTGGCAGTGAAGTTGGCCCAAAATCCAGGCTCTTTCGGGCCAAGCAGTACGAGGGTGCCAGCGCCGATACCATCTTCGGGGGTGGTGTGAAATGCTCCAAAAATGTCGAGAAAGTTGCGATCAAGCCGCTGGGATACCGCACCGAGACTCATCGGACTGGGCGGATCAAGCTGCCGGCACCGTGTTCGGTGAACAGTTCCAAAAGACAGGCGTGGGGCGCCCGCCCATCCAGAATGACAACAGCCCGGACACCGCCATTGATCGCATCCAGCGCCGTTTCCGTTTTCGGGATCATGCCACCGGCGATAGTGCCAGCGTCGGTCAGGGATTGGATTTGGTCCGGCGAGAGTTCGGTCAGTACGTTGCCAGATGCATCTTTGACGCCTTCAACATCTGTCAGCAATAACAGGCGGTCTGCCTTGAGGCTGGCGGCAATTGCGCCCGCTGCCGTATCACCGTTTACGTTGTAGGTTTCACCGTTCCGTCCAGCGCCTAATGGGGCAATGACTGGAATGGTTTCCGATGCCGTCAGGGTGCGCAGAACAGTTGGGTCAAGTTCTGCCGGGGTTCCTACAAATCCCAGGTCTGGATCGGTCTGATCGCAGATCATCAAGTTCGAGTCTTTCCCCGAGATGCCAACAGCGCGCCCGCCCTGGCCATTGATGGCCTGAACGATACGTTTGTTTACCACCCCGGACAGGACAGCTTCGACGACTTCAACGGTTGCGGCATCCGTAACGCGTTTGCCGTTCACGAACTCGGACTGAATATTCAGCCGCGACAACATCTCGTTGATCATCGGGCCGCCGCCATGCACGACGATTGGATTAAGACCGACTTGACGCATCAGAACGATATCGCGTGCGAAGCTGGCCATGGCGTCATCATCGCCCATGGCGTTGCCACCAAACTTGATGACGACTGTCGCGCCATCATAGCGCTGTAAGTATGGCAACGCTTCACTGAGTGTGCGCGCTGTGGCAATCCAATCGCGGTTCATGTCTCGTTGTCTCATAACGACCCTGATTTCAGAACTTCGTTAGACTGTCACGCACTTGGGCTCAAGCCAGCGTCGCAATGATTGCGCGCAGCGTGTCGATCCCGTCGCCTTTTTCCGACGATGTCAGAATGATACCAGGATAGGCCGCAGGGTGTTTGGTCATAGCGTTTCGCACCTGAGACAGAACCTTGTCGCGATCAATTGCTTTGACCTTGTCGGTCTTTGTCAGGACGACCTGAAATGTTACGGCTGAAGAATCGAGCAGAGCGAGTATTTCTTCGTCCACGGCTTTAACACCATGTCTGGCATCGATCAGAACGAAAGCCCGCCGCAGATTCTGCCGACCGGAAAGATATGATTTCAGCAGCCTTTGCCATTTTTCGACAACTTTGACAGGTGCGTTGGCAAATCCATATCCGGGAAGGTCGACCAGATATTTTTCGTCGCCCAGTGTGAAAAAGTTAATCTCCTGGGTGCGACCGGGGGTGTTCGACGCCCGCGCCAAGCCTTTACGATTGGTCAGTGCGTTGATCAGCGACGATTTGCCTACGTTCGAGCGCCCAGCGAAACACACTTCAAGCCGGTCGGCGGGTGGAAGACCATCCATCGCAACGACGCCCTTCAAAAACTCCTTGGGGCCCGCAAACAACTTGCGCCCAATTTCTTGTTCAGAAGGCTCAACCTCGATGATCGGAAAGTTCGGGGTCATGCCGGAGCTATTACCACATCGCCCAAGGCTATGGTGCCGCCTTCGATAACTTCGGCATAGACGCCAAAATCCTGATGGCCGAGTTCATCGAGGATCTCCAGTGTGTCCACGTCTCGTTGTCCGGTCTCTGGGTTGGCCATTGTGGCTTTGCAGCGGGTGATTGTCTCGCGCACTGATAGGCTGACCGGTCCAATTGTTACGGTTTTCCCAACCCAATTGAATTCTTCCCAGGGGGACAACCCTTCCACCCAGATATTCCCTCTGAAGCGATGCTTGGACAAGTCTCTTCCAGAGCGCTGCGACAGAGATTTTAGAGAACTGATGGAATTAATTGAAATCCAAGGGTCGGGAACATCCGTCATATGAGCGTCGTCAGAAGCATAGATGCCGGTGGGTTTTGGTAGATCGCCAGACCAAAGGCCCCGAAGCCAATCAGACAACTGCTCGGATCCGCTGGCGGAGTTGGGTCGAATTTCGATCGAACCATGTTTTGGATGGGTCAAGGTCAGCAAGCGGGTGGTTTCATTGAAGCTGGATGAGACGGCCATGAGCGCCGGATCGGTCACGCCGCGCAGAAAGTTTGCTTTCTTGCCCCACTGGCCTTCCAGTTTGGACCGTTCGTGAGCAATAGCCCATTTGCGGTCGTAGGGCATCCACGCGCCTGCCTTGAGCTCGACCTTGTTCAGCTCTTCCCGCCCGATGGATTTGATCGGATGGCGAACAATGGCTTTGACGCAGGCCGTCATTTCTTTGCCTTGGTCTCTTTTTTGTTGTCTTCAGCTTGCGCCTTTTTCGCCAATCCGCTTCGGATGTTTCCCCAGATGTCGGGTTTGAAACCATGGCTGCGCATGATGACATACTGCTGCGAGAAGGTGATGACGTTGTTGGCGATCCAGTAGATGACCAAACCGCTTGCGAAACTTCCCAGCATGAACATGAAGACCCATGGCATCCAGGCAAAGATCATGGCCTGCGTGGGGTCGGTTGGTGCCGGGTTTAGTTTTTGCTGGAGCCACATCGAAATGCCCAAAAGCAGGGGCAGAATGCCGATAAAGATCAGGGCCAAAATGCTGCCAACTTCGGGACCTTCGAACGGCAATAGGCCAAATACGTTGAAGATCGATGTTGGATCTGGCGCGCTGAGATCCTGGAAGGGACCGAAAAAGGGCGCATGACGCAATTCGATGGTGACGAAAATCACCTTGTATAGAGAGAAAAAGATGGGGATTTGCAGAAGGATCGGTAAGCAGCCCGAAGCAGGGTTTACCTTTTCCTTTTTATACAGCGCCATCATCTCTTGCTGCATTTTTTGCCGGTCGTCGCCTGTGCGTTCTTTCAGCTTTTCCATCTCGGGCTGAAGTTCTTTCATCTTTGCCATCGAGATGTAAGACTTGCGTGCCAGCGGAAAGAGCAGGGCTTTGATCAGAAGTGTCAGGGCAATGATAGCCCAGCCCATGTTGCCAATAAGACCGTTCAATTCGTGCAATATAAAGAAGATCGGCTTGGTCAGAAAATAGAACCAGCCCCAGTCGATTGCGTCGATAAAGCCATCGATACCATCCTGGTCACTGAGGCCAAAGTTATAGGCTGCGGCTTCACGAAAGCCTTCGATTTTTCGCCCGGCTTCATAGTCGCGAATAGTTTCCCATTCTTTGGCACCAGCAAAGACCTGTGTCGTGCTTACACCTGTTGCGCCAGCGGCAACTTCGATTGTCTGGTGGCGCGCCAAGGTGCGGTAAACATCGGTGCCTAGCAGGTATTGCGTGACGCTGGTAAAGGGTCTGCCTTGTTCCGGGATGAGCGTGGTCATCCAATAGTGGTCGGAAAAACCGACCCATCCGCGGTCCTGAACTTCGACCACATCGGCCGATGGCCCCCAAACGTCATCGGATCCCAGGCCGGGCATATCGTCGTAGTTGGTTTCCACCAACTCGCCGTCCGACATGCGAATGGCGCCTTCGTGAATAATGAAGAAACCCATCAAGTCCTGAGGTTCGCCTTCGCGGGCGACAAGACCATATGGTGCAAGCCGAACGCTGTTGCCAGTCGGGTTCTCGACACTTTGGCGCACTGTAAACAGGAACCTGTCGTCGACCGAGATGTCACGGCGGAAGATCAGGCCGGCGGGACTTTCCCATTTCAAAGTGAGCGGTGTTGTGTCGGAAAGCGTCGAACCACTTTCAATGGACCAAACTGTATCTGGGCCGGGGACATCGTCGCCTTTAAGATCACCGCCCGGAGCCCATCCAAACAAAGCATAGTAAGGTCGTGCGGTACCAACTGGCGACAACAGAGCAACCTGTTCGGCATCATTCAGTGATTGGCTGTAGTCTTTTAGCGAGAGCGCGTCGATGCGTCCGCCAGCCAGCGAAATCTGCCCTGAAAGGCTTGGTGTTTGAATTTCGATGCGTGGCGCTTCGACGGCAGCAGGGGCCGTGGTTGTACCGGTGGATGTGTCTCCGAGTCCGGTTTGGGCGACACTGTCGTCCGCCGCCGGCAACGCAACGCTGCCATCAGATGCGGTAACAGCGGTTTCGTCCTGGGGTGCAGGTTCCGGCGGCGGGAAAATATTCAACCACACAAACAGCACCGCAGTGCTGAGTACCATTGCCAACAGAAGATTTCTGTTCTGTTCGTCCATGTGCTCCACCGGTCTATCTGGATCGCAGGTGGTTCAACCTTCCATGGACCAAAAGGTCAAGCGAAATTGACCTTACTTGGCGTCCTAGACCCATTCGTGAACTTGTTTTTCCAGCAACTCAGGCAAGAAAGTGCGAAATGAGAAGAAACCGGCTGCCATTTCCCGCAAAAACTAGAGGAGCTTATGGCGCGCGGTTTTTTGTTGGCAGTGGAAGTTGGAACGAATTCTGGGCGGAAACGTTGGCGCGGTGGTTCGAAATCCAGGCGAGTGTGTCACCAAGCGGCATGGGCCTTGCCAGACAGTAGCCTTGGATGTGATCGCAGCCAAGTTGCGCCAACATCGCGTGTTCTGCAGGTGTCTCGACGCCTTCCCCAAGTGTTTCGATGCCCAGCCTTTCGGCCATAGCAAGCAATGCCGCCACCAGATCACGCTGATCCCGATCACAATCCAGACGCGATATCAGTCGGCGATCAATTTTGATCCGCGAGACCGAAAAACGACGAATATTCAAGATTGATGTGAAGCCGGTCCCGAAATCATCCAAGTCAATACGACAATTCATCGACGCCAGCGTCCGCAAGTTGCGCGCCACCATCGCATCATGGGATTCGGCGATGACATTCTCAAGAACCTCGACCCCTAACCGGCTGGCCTTAATGTTATGGCGGTCGAGTTCCCAATTCAGGAAATCCGGCAGGCGTGGGTTTCTAAGTTCCTCTGTCGCGAAGTTGACGGCGACGGATGGGATGTTCAGGCCCGAGGTATCCCAGGCGCGCAGCGCACTTAGTGCATGGGTAAGCACGATTTCTGCCAAGCGTTGCGATAGGCCCGACTTTTCAACCAAGCTTAAAAAAGTTGCCGGCGAGATGAGGCCGCGATCCGGATGCTCCCACCGCGCAAGCGCTTCGAACCCGGATATCTCGCCAGTCTCGGTGGAGACTTGCGGTTGATACCAAGCGACGATTTCGCCGTTCTCGAGGGCGGAAGCAATTTGATGGACCAAATCCATGTCAGAACGAGGCACCTGAGCGAAAGACGACTTGTGCATGCGAATGGCGCCGGGTCCTACTTCGCGCGCACTAGCCTCAGCAGCTTCGCAGGCGCGGATCAATTCGTTTGGTGTTGGGTTTTCCATTTGCCCGCGGCGCACGATGCCAATGGATACAGTGCAGTAAACTTGCACCGAACCGTTGGAAAAGGGTGTATCCAAGGACGCCTGGATGCGCTGCGCCATCTGAAGCAGTCCTTCGTTTCTGGGTGGGGCAATGTCCGCAACACAAATCAGAAAATCCGACCGTTTCCCGCGCGTTATGAGATCACCCTGTCGAACCATATCTTGAAGCCGTTTGGCGAGATCAGTAAGAATCGCATCCTGAATTGGGCCGCTGACGCGATCTTCGAGTAAGCCAAGTCCATCGACTGAAATGGCCAGCACGGCGACATTCTGTGCAGCGACACCCTGGTGAAGCGCCTTTTGTTCCAGCCAGTTGGCGGTTGCGGATGCATTGCTGAACCCTGTGGTCACATCCACGTCGTCGCGAAGATTCACCAAATTTATGGCGTTCACCATTATCA contains these protein-coding regions:
- a CDS encoding ferredoxin, producing the protein MSLGAVSQRLDRNFLDIFGAFHTTPEDGIGAGTLVLLGPKEPGFWANFTATPEWNDGIEDPMNRWSTRVISAAAADLGATALFPFGQPVRPFLSWALKSGRAWQSPVMLLVHDTAGMMVSYRGALLLPEEVALPETGQSPCLTCADQPCRTACPVQALTADGYDLDACHGYLDTSDGAHCLSNGCAVRRICPAGQSYERQPKQSAYHMGQFHK
- the argB gene encoding acetylglutamate kinase; the encoded protein is MRQRDMNRDWIATARTLSEALPYLQRYDGATVVIKFGGNAMGDDDAMASFARDIVLMRQVGLNPIVVHGGGPMINEMLSRLNIQSEFVNGKRVTDAATVEVVEAVLSGVVNKRIVQAINGQGGRAVGISGKDSNLMICDQTDPDLGFVGTPAELDPTVLRTLTASETIPVIAPLGAGRNGETYNVNGDTAAGAIAASLKADRLLLLTDVEGVKDASGNVLTELSPDQIQSLTDAGTIAGGMIPKTETALDAINGGVRAVVILDGRAPHACLLELFTEHGAGSLIRPVR
- a CDS encoding YihA family ribosome biogenesis GTP-binding protein, which gives rise to MTPNFPIIEVEPSEQEIGRKLFAGPKEFLKGVVAMDGLPPADRLEVCFAGRSNVGKSSLINALTNRKGLARASNTPGRTQEINFFTLGDEKYLVDLPGYGFANAPVKVVEKWQRLLKSYLSGRQNLRRAFVLIDARHGVKAVDEEILALLDSSAVTFQVVLTKTDKVKAIDRDKVLSQVRNAMTKHPAAYPGIILTSSEKGDGIDTLRAIIATLA
- a CDS encoding MOSC domain-containing protein produces the protein MTACVKAIVRHPIKSIGREELNKVELKAGAWMPYDRKWAIAHERSKLEGQWGKKANFLRGVTDPALMAVSSSFNETTRLLTLTHPKHGSIEIRPNSASGSEQLSDWLRGLWSGDLPKPTGIYASDDAHMTDVPDPWISINSISSLKSLSQRSGRDLSKHRFRGNIWVEGLSPWEEFNWVGKTVTIGPVSLSVRETITRCKATMANPETGQRDVDTLEILDELGHQDFGVYAEVIEGGTIALGDVVIAPA
- the yidC gene encoding membrane protein insertase YidC — its product is MDEQNRNLLLAMVLSTAVLFVWLNIFPPPEPAPQDETAVTASDGSVALPAADDSVAQTGLGDTSTGTTTAPAAVEAPRIEIQTPSLSGQISLAGGRIDALSLKDYSQSLNDAEQVALLSPVGTARPYYALFGWAPGGDLKGDDVPGPDTVWSIESGSTLSDTTPLTLKWESPAGLIFRRDISVDDRFLFTVRQSVENPTGNSVRLAPYGLVAREGEPQDLMGFFIIHEGAIRMSDGELVETNYDDMPGLGSDDVWGPSADVVEVQDRGWVGFSDHYWMTTLIPEQGRPFTSVTQYLLGTDVYRTLARHQTIEVAAGATGVSTTQVFAGAKEWETIRDYEAGRKIEGFREAAAYNFGLSDQDGIDGFIDAIDWGWFYFLTKPIFFILHELNGLIGNMGWAIIALTLLIKALLFPLARKSYISMAKMKELQPEMEKLKERTGDDRQKMQQEMMALYKKEKVNPASGCLPILLQIPIFFSLYKVIFVTIELRHAPFFGPFQDLSAPDPTSIFNVFGLLPFEGPEVGSILALIFIGILPLLLGISMWLQQKLNPAPTDPTQAMIFAWMPWVFMFMLGSFASGLVIYWIANNVITFSQQYVIMRSHGFKPDIWGNIRSGLAKKAQAEDNKKETKAKK
- a CDS encoding EAL domain-containing protein, which codes for MGCLWFFGESTTIAITACLPIIGLIMVNAINLVNLRDDVDVTTGFSNASATANWLEQKALHQGVAAQNVAVLAISVDGLGLLEDRVSGPIQDAILTDLAKRLQDMVRQGDLITRGKRSDFLICVADIAPPRNEGLLQMAQRIQASLDTPFSNGSVQVYCTVSIGIVRRGQMENPTPNELIRACEAAEASAREVGPGAIRMHKSSFAQVPRSDMDLVHQIASALENGEIVAWYQPQVSTETGEISGFEALARWEHPDRGLISPATFLSLVEKSGLSQRLAEIVLTHALSALRAWDTSGLNIPSVAVNFATEELRNPRLPDFLNWELDRHNIKASRLGVEVLENVIAESHDAMVARNLRTLASMNCRIDLDDFGTGFTSILNIRRFSVSRIKIDRRLISRLDCDRDQRDLVAALLAMAERLGIETLGEGVETPAEHAMLAQLGCDHIQGYCLARPMPLGDTLAWISNHRANVSAQNSFQLPLPTKNRAP